Proteins encoded in a region of the Mucilaginibacter sabulilitoris genome:
- a CDS encoding glycoside hydrolase family 3 C-terminal domain-containing protein: MKYTIACVILLFFSGKVSAQHKSEKSLKASISSIIRKMTLEEKIGMLHGNALFSSAGVPRLGIPELTCDDGPLGVREEIKRFDWASANWTTDSATFLPTGSAIAATWNPVMANKYGVVIGEEANARKKNVMLAPAFNICRMPLCGRTYEYYSEDPYLNSQLAVQSVKGIQSQHVAACIKHFAANNQELDRDSVNTIVDERTLQEIYFPAFKAAIQQGNAYTIMSAYNKLNDYWCSENDFLLNRVLKNKWGFKGVVMSDWAGTHHTVEAANNGLDIEMGSSGPYDQWYFAKPLLTAVKAGQVSIKTIDDKVSRILWLMYHTSMSTNHPKGSIATPEHAKTAYDIASESVVLLKNENHLLPLKASAIKSIAVIGNNAVRTFALGGYGAGVKAKHEVTALEGIRSRFGNTASISFAQGYRANYLASKTDEQNRGYDKPDQNLINEAVALAKASDVAILCIGSNREYESEAHDRKSLELPFGEQVLVNAVSSVNPNTIIVVMAGAPYDLGEIKRSNHTIVWSWFNGSEAGNALADVLKGLINPSGKLPFTFPVSLHDSPAFSLNTYPGKGATADYKEGVLVGYRWYDTKNIAPQFPFGYGLSYTDFSLSKFLTDKSSYKKDETIRVRFTITNTGGLYGAEVVQLYVSDPVCSVLRPEKELKAFEKIFLKPGETRTVKMQVKVADLAFYDEVKKDWNAEAGEYILELGNSSRNIIQKIKIAVK; encoded by the coding sequence ATGAAATATACAATTGCCTGTGTTATCTTGCTATTCTTTTCCGGCAAGGTTTCGGCGCAGCATAAAAGTGAAAAGTCTCTTAAAGCCAGCATCAGCAGTATTATCAGGAAAATGACACTGGAAGAAAAAATAGGCATGCTTCATGGTAATGCTTTATTTTCTTCAGCGGGCGTGCCCCGCTTAGGCATTCCTGAACTGACATGTGATGACGGACCATTAGGCGTGCGTGAAGAAATAAAGCGTTTTGATTGGGCCTCGGCTAACTGGACAACTGATTCTGCTACATTTTTACCGACTGGATCGGCCATAGCGGCTACCTGGAATCCGGTAATGGCCAATAAATACGGGGTGGTTATAGGGGAGGAAGCAAATGCCCGTAAAAAGAACGTGATGCTTGCTCCGGCATTTAATATTTGCAGAATGCCCCTTTGCGGCCGCACGTATGAATATTACTCCGAAGATCCCTATCTGAACAGCCAGTTAGCCGTTCAATCTGTAAAAGGAATTCAAAGTCAACATGTAGCAGCCTGTATAAAACATTTTGCTGCCAATAACCAGGAACTTGACCGTGATAGCGTAAACACGATAGTTGATGAAAGAACTTTACAGGAAATCTATTTCCCGGCATTTAAAGCCGCCATACAGCAAGGGAATGCTTACACGATTATGTCTGCCTACAATAAATTGAATGATTATTGGTGTTCTGAAAATGATTTTTTACTAAATAGGGTACTAAAAAACAAATGGGGCTTTAAAGGTGTGGTCATGTCAGACTGGGCCGGGACGCATCATACAGTTGAAGCCGCAAACAATGGACTTGACATTGAAATGGGATCAAGCGGACCGTATGATCAATGGTATTTTGCCAAGCCTTTGCTCACAGCTGTTAAAGCCGGCCAGGTTTCGATAAAAACAATCGACGATAAAGTGAGCAGGATCTTATGGCTCATGTATCATACTTCTATGAGCACCAATCACCCTAAAGGATCAATTGCTACACCGGAGCACGCTAAAACCGCCTATGATATCGCCTCAGAATCTGTCGTTTTGCTAAAAAATGAGAATCATTTATTGCCCCTGAAAGCAAGCGCGATCAAAAGTATTGCTGTGATCGGAAATAATGCTGTACGTACATTCGCTTTAGGTGGCTACGGCGCGGGTGTAAAGGCTAAACATGAGGTTACCGCATTGGAGGGCATAAGATCAAGGTTTGGAAACACCGCCAGTATCAGTTTTGCACAGGGTTACAGAGCCAATTACCTGGCCAGCAAAACTGACGAACAAAACCGCGGCTATGATAAACCCGATCAAAACCTGATTAATGAGGCCGTGGCGCTTGCAAAAGCCAGCGATGTGGCCATTTTATGTATTGGCTCAAACCGGGAATATGAGAGCGAGGCCCATGATCGTAAGAGCCTGGAACTGCCCTTTGGAGAACAGGTCTTGGTTAATGCCGTGAGCAGCGTTAACCCCAATACTATTATTGTAGTTATGGCCGGCGCACCATATGACCTGGGTGAAATTAAAAGATCAAACCATACCATTGTTTGGTCCTGGTTTAACGGGTCGGAAGCCGGTAATGCCCTGGCTGACGTATTAAAAGGACTTATCAATCCATCTGGCAAGTTGCCCTTTACCTTCCCGGTTTCTTTACACGATTCACCTGCATTCAGTTTGAATACTTATCCGGGAAAAGGTGCGACGGCCGACTATAAGGAAGGTGTACTGGTCGGATATCGCTGGTACGATACGAAGAACATAGCGCCGCAATTCCCTTTTGGCTATGGTCTTTCCTACACTGATTTTTCTCTCAGTAAATTTTTGACCGATAAATCAAGCTATAAAAAAGATGAAACGATCCGCGTCAGGTTTACGATCACCAATACCGGGGGCTTATACGGAGCCGAAGTTGTCCAGTTATATGTAAGCGACCCGGTTTGTTCGGTATTGCGTCCAGAGAAGGAGCTTAAAGCTTTTGAAAAGATATTTTTAAAACCCGGCGAAACCAGAACAGTGAAAATGCAGGTGAAAGTTGCTGACCTGGCATTTTATGATGAAGTAAAAAAAGACTGGAACGCAGAGGCCGGTGAATACATCTTGGAGTTAGGTAACTCATCCCGTAATATTATTCAGAAGATTAAAATTGCAGTTAAGTAA
- a CDS encoding glycoside hydrolase family 2 TIM barrel-domain containing protein codes for MKAITTAFLFLACSVLSFAQPRGVMGRKQLFDDDWKFKLGDDSLARLSDFKDTDWRRLDLPHDWSIEGKINPKNPTGGAGGYFPAGIAWYRKTFRVPREWNGKSVTVYFEGVYMNSEVFINGKSLGVRPYGYSSFSYDLSPYLNLNKENVIAVRVDNSGQMNSRWYSGSGIYRHVWMRVFNPVHVADWGVAVSTPEVSAKQASVQVKAVIKNETAFAQKLVISTQLLSAHDKDAGNNAIRLELPANSEKEITQTITVSKPSLWSPENPDLYRAQIQLLKGNDIIDETKTAFGIRTIRFTAEHGFQLNGKTVKINGGCVHHDNGCLGAAAFDRAEERKVELLKAAGFNAVRTSHNPPSEAFLDVCDRLGLLVIDEAFDGWRGGKNRYDYSVYFDHWWKRDLETMVLRDRNHPSIFMWSIGNEVSERKTPEAVVTAKMLAGTVKNIDTTRPVTSAIVTWGNEWNSFDPLMAVHDVCGYNYQLQSAPADHKRIPSRIIVQTESYPRDAFVNWKLVQNNSYIIGDFVWSAIDYLGESGIGRSYYSGDVPGENWENDFFPWHAAYCGDIDLIGWRKPISHYRSLLYNDKEELYMAVREPNPEPLEIKETRWSVWPTWESWTWPGFEGKKIEVEVYSKYPKVRLYLNNKLLGEKPTTEEQEYKAIFSVPYTPGLLKAVAVENDREAGSAMLQTSGNAAKIRLMADRKEIRANGQDLSYVKIEVTDKDGVIQPNATDHLRFKLEGTGTIAGVDNADIKDFDAYTGSSRKAWHGQAMIVIRSTHNAGDIKLTVTAPGLSPATLDIKTLGI; via the coding sequence ATGAAAGCAATAACGACGGCCTTCCTGTTTCTGGCCTGTAGTGTTTTAAGTTTCGCCCAACCCCGGGGTGTTATGGGGCGGAAGCAATTGTTCGATGACGATTGGAAATTCAAGCTGGGCGATGACTCCCTGGCCAGGTTAAGCGATTTCAAAGATACTGACTGGCGCAGGCTTGATCTGCCACATGACTGGAGTATTGAGGGAAAGATAAATCCTAAAAATCCAACCGGGGGTGCAGGCGGTTACTTTCCGGCGGGCATTGCCTGGTATAGAAAAACTTTCAGGGTTCCGCGTGAGTGGAATGGAAAAAGTGTTACCGTTTACTTTGAGGGCGTATACATGAATTCCGAAGTGTTTATCAATGGGAAATCACTTGGCGTTCGTCCCTATGGTTATTCTTCATTTAGTTATGACCTGTCACCATATCTGAATTTGAACAAAGAGAATGTAATAGCTGTACGTGTAGATAATTCAGGGCAAATGAACAGCAGATGGTATAGCGGCTCGGGGATCTATCGCCATGTTTGGATGAGGGTCTTTAATCCGGTACATGTGGCCGATTGGGGAGTTGCGGTTTCAACGCCGGAAGTATCGGCAAAACAGGCCTCGGTTCAGGTTAAGGCTGTGATAAAGAACGAAACCGCCTTTGCGCAAAAGCTCGTTATTAGCACCCAGTTATTGTCGGCGCATGATAAAGATGCGGGAAATAACGCTATCAGGTTAGAACTTCCGGCCAACAGCGAAAAGGAAATTACGCAAACTATAACAGTATCAAAACCCTCGCTATGGTCGCCTGAAAATCCTGATCTGTACCGGGCTCAAATCCAGTTATTAAAAGGTAATGATATTATAGACGAAACAAAAACGGCTTTCGGTATACGCACTATAAGGTTTACTGCTGAGCATGGATTTCAACTTAACGGCAAAACGGTTAAGATAAACGGAGGATGTGTGCATCACGACAATGGTTGCCTGGGTGCTGCTGCTTTTGACCGGGCCGAGGAGCGTAAGGTAGAGTTGTTAAAAGCTGCAGGTTTCAACGCGGTAAGAACATCGCATAATCCACCCTCCGAAGCTTTTTTAGATGTTTGTGACAGGTTAGGCTTATTGGTTATTGATGAGGCTTTTGACGGTTGGAGAGGCGGTAAAAACAGATACGATTACTCGGTATATTTTGACCATTGGTGGAAACGTGATCTGGAAACAATGGTACTGCGTGACAGGAACCATCCCTCAATTTTTATGTGGAGTATTGGTAATGAAGTGTCGGAAAGAAAAACACCCGAAGCGGTTGTAACCGCTAAAATGCTTGCGGGTACCGTTAAAAATATAGATACAACAAGACCGGTTACATCTGCTATTGTTACCTGGGGGAATGAATGGAACTCTTTTGATCCGCTTATGGCTGTTCACGATGTTTGCGGCTATAATTATCAGTTACAAAGCGCCCCTGCTGATCATAAAAGGATACCCTCCCGCATTATTGTGCAGACGGAGTCCTATCCGCGGGATGCGTTTGTCAATTGGAAACTGGTGCAAAATAACAGTTATATCATTGGTGATTTTGTATGGTCGGCCATTGATTATTTAGGTGAGTCAGGAATCGGGCGTTCATATTATTCGGGGGATGTGCCCGGAGAGAATTGGGAAAACGATTTTTTCCCCTGGCATGCCGCTTATTGTGGTGATATAGATTTAATTGGGTGGCGAAAACCTATATCGCACTACCGGAGCTTGCTGTACAATGACAAGGAGGAGTTATACATGGCCGTCCGTGAACCAAACCCGGAGCCATTGGAAATTAAAGAGACCAGATGGTCGGTATGGCCGACCTGGGAAAGCTGGACTTGGCCGGGTTTTGAGGGGAAGAAAATTGAAGTTGAAGTATATTCGAAATATCCCAAAGTAAGGCTTTATCTCAACAATAAACTGCTCGGTGAAAAACCAACAACAGAAGAACAGGAATATAAAGCAATTTTTTCGGTGCCCTATACGCCGGGGCTCCTGAAAGCTGTCGCTGTTGAAAATGACAGGGAGGCAGGGTCCGCTATGCTGCAAACTTCCGGTAATGCTGCAAAGATCAGGCTGATGGCCGACCGAAAAGAAATACGGGCGAATGGTCAGGACCTGTCATACGTGAAAATTGAAGTAACGGATAAGGATGGGGTAATTCAACCTAATGCTACAGATCACCTGCGGTTTAAGCTTGAGGGGACAGGTACCATAGCCGGAGTTGACAATGCCGATATCAAAGATTTTGACGCCTATACGGGCAGCTCACGGAAGGCATGGCACGGGCAGGCGATGATTGTTATCAGGAGCACCCATAATGCCGGTGATATTAAACTTACAGTTACTGCTCCAGGCCTGTCTCCGGCAACTTTAGATATCAAAACACTTGGGATTTAG
- a CDS encoding acyltransferase family protein yields the protein MVPTRYYKPELDLLRLCAFLFVFLTHRMDLAPIDPAQYYWGYHISLIGVFGVPLFFFLSAFLITELLTKEQEQFGKISIRSFYIRRILRIWPLYFTFFFGMVLVTHLSDKFGYISPGTQLAFSLFSGNWYITFHNWLPSYPINPLWSISVEEQLYILLPLVVFYAGKRGLKIFSFLALLAAYATVIYYAQKPTEGFSGEWTNSFVQFQFFAIGILLSVYLKGWQPKWHVVTRITVFMAGLVCWLLASIVCEVHADAPHLSTISQAIAGWLLILTGVVLFFLSFYGCRAKKMPAPLVYLGRISYGMYVFHITIFWLVYQIFKDELVSFSTMVGLYEWKNDVGFVIAFLITVIISLLSYTFFEKPFLRLKKRFTYIPSRD from the coding sequence ATGGTACCAACAAGGTATTATAAGCCCGAGTTAGATCTGCTTCGGCTTTGCGCATTTCTGTTTGTATTCTTAACACACCGGATGGACCTTGCGCCAATTGATCCGGCGCAATATTATTGGGGATATCACATTAGTTTAATAGGGGTTTTTGGCGTTCCGCTTTTCTTTTTCCTCAGTGCCTTCTTAATAACAGAATTGCTTACTAAGGAGCAGGAACAATTTGGAAAAATCAGTATCAGGTCTTTTTATATCAGACGCATCCTTCGTATCTGGCCATTGTATTTTACCTTCTTTTTTGGAATGGTGTTGGTTACTCACCTCTCGGACAAATTTGGGTATATATCACCCGGGACGCAATTGGCATTCAGTTTATTTTCCGGTAACTGGTATATTACTTTCCATAACTGGCTTCCGTCTTATCCCATTAACCCGCTCTGGAGTATTTCTGTTGAGGAACAACTTTATATTTTGCTCCCATTGGTGGTATTTTATGCAGGTAAACGAGGGCTAAAAATTTTTTCATTTCTTGCACTTTTGGCGGCTTACGCAACTGTTATCTACTATGCTCAAAAACCTACAGAAGGATTTAGCGGTGAGTGGACAAACAGCTTTGTGCAATTCCAGTTTTTTGCGATAGGTATCCTCTTATCCGTTTATTTAAAGGGCTGGCAACCTAAATGGCACGTAGTTACCCGAATTACCGTATTTATGGCGGGGTTGGTATGTTGGCTGTTGGCCTCAATAGTATGCGAAGTTCATGCTGACGCTCCACACCTTTCAACCATTTCACAAGCAATAGCTGGCTGGTTATTGATACTTACCGGAGTTGTACTGTTCTTTTTGTCTTTCTATGGGTGCCGGGCAAAAAAAATGCCAGCTCCGTTGGTGTATCTGGGGCGCATCTCTTATGGAATGTACGTGTTTCATATCACCATTTTTTGGTTGGTCTATCAGATATTTAAGGATGAACTGGTATCTTTTAGCACCATGGTTGGTTTGTATGAATGGAAAAACGATGTTGGTTTCGTTATCGCTTTTCTCATTACGGTTATTATTTCCCTGTTGTCTTATACTTTTTTTGAAAAACCGTTTCTACGGTTAAAAAAGCGATTTACCTATATTCCGTCGAGAGATTAG